In Erigeron canadensis isolate Cc75 chromosome 8, C_canadensis_v1, whole genome shotgun sequence, the DNA window ACCCATGTAGAACCAGTATGGTCTTGTATGTGAAGACTCAGTATGTATCTGTAGTCACATTCATTAATGGTCTGATCATACGTGTCACATCGCCATTTCCCATTGCCattatttgtaacttttttgcTGCACTGTCGACCACCTCTTATAAGGGGGCATGCTGTGTAGTAGAAGGGTTCAACTCGAACATGCGATACAGTGGCACCAACTGTGATCCAATCTGGCTTGTCAGAGGTCCCAAGCTTTTCATCTTTTATATGGGAGATAGTTTTACATTCATCTGTACGCAGAACAGACTTGGATAATGAAACCGATGTAATTTTACTCCCACAATCATCATACCATGCTTTGAGTTTACGAGCCTCGGAAGAATCAGGCTCTATGCATATCTGGCTTGCGGCAATGGTCCCCACAGACTTACCATTAAATTCATTCACTTTAACAGCTTTCACAGCCAATACAGGAAATATTCCAGAATCACACATGGTTTGGAGTGTTTGGCCTTCATTATTGCAAAAGTTTCCCCACAAAGTTAACTCCACACTTTTGCCAGACATGTCTTTCAATTCAAGGGTTCTCTTTTGAATCTCAGTGCCCTTTTTTGTCTGTATAGAAGCCGAAGGAGTGATTTTATAAACAACACCAATGATATCCAGAATAGTATTGTTACCCAAGCCTTCAATTTCAGCAATGGGACGGAAATGAAATTGCTGCTTTGGAATTGAACCATCGTCATCAAAGCAAGGTTGTATTGTTGATGTATGGTTGAGCATTATTTCATGATCATTCTTCAGGTGATTAAAATCTTTATTAGCAGCTTTCAGGTTGCCTCTAGAGATATAGTAAACTTTACCAACATCAATTTGCTCATAGAACTGATCAGCCACATCATTGAAGCATGTTGTCTTGATTTCACCACCATCAGAATCAAGAAGgtcaaaagaaaaaactttgCCTTCTCGTTTTGCATTGTGGTAACGTCTAAGCTCTGATTTTGCAGTCACGCGGGCTTTGATAGTCCAACAACCCTGATATGGGTTAAGAGCAGCAATGGGAATGATCCTAGGTGGTGCCTCGCTTTTGGCAATGGGTGCCCTATTCATATACATTGGAGGGGGTTGATTACATGTTGGTTGAGCTAGACGTGTATGGTTGTATGCAGGTGGAAGTGAATTGGAATTAACGGAATCTGCTCTTGGATCCATGGAAGGCATGTGTCCAAAATTACTAGGAGGGTTCCCATAAGAAAGTGAACCTGCACTGTGCGCAAGTTGAGGAGAGTGAACCGAAGATTTAACATTGAAATTAGGTTGTTGAACAGAACCAGCTTGTGGAACGCCCGTAAACGTTTGAGGACTGCCCACAGTTGTTGCTGGCTGATTATTTGACTGCATTGGTGCTGCAGATATAGTAGGCTCACCTATCAAACTTTTTGGTTCCCCAATAATATCGCACATATCATGTAGCACATCAAGATCGGTGACTATAATAACgctgaaataataataaaaagctgTAAGAAGACGACTCTACAACACATGCCGTAAGAAGAGAATTCTACAACACATGCCAATATTTATACAGGAACTTATATGTTCCTGACAATCGGAAAGTACAAAacttttgaaataaaaagtTTCTTTTCCACAATTCCACATTACAggataaaaaaatacaaaagcgTATAAATTATTTTCAGAGTCAACACTGAAATATACAGCCACACTTACTAAAAAGAGATTTTCTAAAATTCTACTTGCTGACTAGTGACTACTACCAACAAAGCCTATTTATCACAGTGATACAAATTGCATATTCAAAAGCCAAGTTTCTTTTGCCCAATAAAGACCATCATCTATCTTCAATATAAATTAGAAGATGTATAAAAATCTCCACGGTCTTACTCATAATGGCCAATCAAGTTAATCCATCAAGATCAAATTAACACTTCTCCTAATGCAAAGATGCTAGGTCCCAAGTCTTGATTACAATTCACTCCAAATGTCATTTAAAGAATTATCACTATATCAAACTTACGATGTTGATGTTTTACTATAAGTAGTGAGGTTTGCTAAAGAAAAGAAGCCATGTGCAATGCTCTCACATCTATTTCTGTACGACTGCTACGGACAACTACACTACAACAATATATAGGATTAAAGGGTACTAGATTCT includes these proteins:
- the LOC122610952 gene encoding replication protein A 70 kDa DNA-binding subunit A-like, producing MEVKLTEGSITVLSSDKWQEMGVKPVLQLYQIRLLNKPGSNPERYRLILSDGSYCQQGMLATQHNHLVTSDCLKKGSVILLKEFACSLVHNRVVIIVTDLDVLHDMCDIIGEPKSLIGEPTISAAPMQSNNQPATTVGSPQTFTGVPQAGSVQQPNFNVKSSVHSPQLAHSAGSLSYGNPPSNFGHMPSMDPRADSVNSNSLPPAYNHTRLAQPTCNQPPPMYMNRAPIAKSEAPPRIIPIAALNPYQGCWTIKARVTAKSELRRYHNAKREGKVFSFDLLDSDGGEIKTTCFNDVADQFYEQIDVGKVYYISRGNLKAANKDFNHLKNDHEIMLNHTSTIQPCFDDDGSIPKQQFHFRPIAEIEGLGNNTILDIIGVVYKITPSASIQTKKGTEIQKRTLELKDMSGKSVELTLWGNFCNNEGQTLQTMCDSGIFPVLAVKAVKVNEFNGKSVGTIAASQICIEPDSSEARKLKAWYDDCGSKITSVSLSKSVLRTDECKTISHIKDEKLGTSDKPDWITVGATVSHVRVEPFYYTACPLIRGGRQCSKKVTNNGNGKWRCDTYDQTINECDYRYILSLHIQDHTGSTWVTAFQEIGAEIMGVSAKELYYIKYEERNEERFSEIIRNVVHAKFNFTLQVKEETFNDDPRVKSTVYKVNKIKFSSDTSVFLDLLKKDERTSLGSKIEIPILLSASFSNNIGSVGGLGQHVSLQANRMGLSSMGNSGGVGQQAVLQANQTGHFGNHYGSCKSCGTPGHNSTSCPSVGNASGRANSLPSGGASANCFKCNQPGHWPKDCSRENYVKVE